The following is a genomic window from Sporosarcina jeotgali.
ACTTGAGTTAAATCGATTTCGATACACTCTGTGTAAATTGGATCTTCTTTGTCTGTCGTGAAGAACATGTCGTTTTCTTGCAAGTACTTTTTCACGACATCGATATGTTCTGAGTCGCGGCCAGTCAAACGCATGTAGTTTAGTGACTCTTCGTCTACTGGGAAGAAACCGCATGTTGCGCCGTACTCAGGTGCCATGTTCGCAATTGTTGCACGGTCAGCAAGCGGCAATTGTGGAACGCCTGGTCCGAAGAACTCGACGAATTTGCCAACTACACCGTGTGCACGCAATGTTTGCGTCACTTTTAGTGCAAGGTCAGTTGCAGTTGTTCCGTTTGGAAGTTCACCTGTCAGCTTCACACCGATAACTTGTGGAATTGGGAAGTAAGAAGGCTGTCCAAGCATTCCTGCTTCAGCTTCAATTCCGCCAACGCCCCATCCGAGTACGCCGATTCCGTTAATCATTGTTGTGTGAGAGTCTGTTCCGACTAACGTATCTGGATACGCTTCGAATGACCCATCTTCGTTTTCGATTGCATGGACAACACTTGCCAAGTACTCAAGGTTTACCTGGTGAACGATACCAGTTGCTGGCGGAACTGCACGATAGTTGTCGTATGCTTTTTGTGCCCAGCTCAAGAACTGGTAACGCTCAGCATTACGCTCAAACTCGAGTTCCATATTTTTCTGAAGTGCATCTGAAGTGCCGTAGCTGTCAACTTGAACCGAGTGGTCAATGACAAGGTCTACGGGAATTTCCGGGTTAATCTTATCTGGATCTCCACCCATTTCTGCCATTGCAGAACGGAGAGATGCCAAATCGACAACAACAGGAACACCTGTGAAGTCTTGCAAGATTACGCGGGAAGGTTTGAAGGGTACTTCCGCATCCGCATCCGCGTCCTTGCCCCATTTTGCCAGGTTGTTTACATGATTGTCTTGGATGACATATCCGTCATGCTGGCGCAGGACAGATTCTAACAGTACTTTGATCGAGTAAGGCAATCGTGAGACCTTTGCAATGCCTGCGTCTTCAATCGCTCCAATGCGGTAGTAGTTGTACTTTTTACCGTTCAGATCAAACGACGAGCGGCTGTTATGAAAATTGCTCTTTGTCATTGTTGAATTCCTCCTTTACGTACTGAAAAGGCTCTATAAATAAGCATCTTTTCTCTACTCCATCATATAACAGCAAAGTCTATAAGTAAATTACATTAAATTTATAGTAATCCATAAGAAAACACGATAGATAGTTCAAGAGAAGAATAGATGCATATTTTCCCCTGTCTGTGCATAATGGAATCAGAACATGGAAAGGACGTGCTTACGTGAAGAGAGCGTTATTGGTGATTGACTATACGGAGGATTTTGTTGCAGAAGATGGGGCTTTGACTTGCGGGGAACCTGGAATTGCTTTAGAAGCGTATATTGAGCAGCTGACTAAGAAGTTTATCAACAAAAATGAGGCGGTCGTATTTGCAGTAGACGTTCATGACGAAAATGATCCGTATCATCCGGAATCACGTCTTTTCCCTCCGCATAATTTACGCGGAACTGCGGGGAGAGAACCCTTTGGATCGCTGAAACAGCTATATGAAGAAAACCGCGAAGCGATCTATTGGATGGATAAAACCCGGTACAGTGCATTTGCAGGGACCAATCTTGAAATTTGGCTACGCGCGCGCGGGATTCAGGAACTCCATTTAGTAGGTGTCTGTACAGATATTTGTATCCTGCACACTTCTGTAGACACCTATAACAAAGGGTTTACAACAGTGATCCATGAACGGGGTGTTGCAAGTTTCGACGCGGCCGGACATGACTGGGCACTGCGTCATTTTAAAAATACACTGGGAGCTGAGATAATTCGATAAGTCTGTGTAAAATCCGATCATTCTATGCAAATAATTTTAGCGAATATGTTTCAACTAGGTCAATTACGGTTATTATAAAGACTAGAACAGACATACTATATAGCTAAAAGGAGAGGATTTCAAATGAGTATCATTTGGTTCTTAATTATCGGAGGAATTATTGGTTGGGTTGCCGGACTTATTCTAGGGAAAGATATCCCAGGTGGAATTATTGGTAACATTATTGCAGGTATCGTAGGTGCATGGGTTGGCGGAATGCTGCTCGGCTCTTGGGGACCTAAAGTTTCGGACTTCTATCTCGTACCAGCAATCATCGGTGCTGTCATTCTTGTCTTCATCGTCAGCCTCATTATGAAAGCTATGCGTAAAGCTGCATAACAAAAAGGACTTCGCTCTTCGCGAAGTCCTTTTATTTTTGCGCTTGCTGGGTTTGCTGTGCTTCATATTCTTCGAAGAACCAAAGAACATCTTCTACATATTTATCACTATGATTGTAGTGGAAAATGGCCTTCTCGATTTGCCCATCAGCTGCCCCGCTTTGTGCTAAGTAGTTAGCAGCGCTATAGATGGCATCTTCTAGGTTGTATGGATCTGCAATTCCATCCCCATTTCCATCGACTCCGTATCCGCCATATTTTGCAATGACATCTGGATTGGTTTTATCGTCTTCAGGGATATTTCCTTTGCCCAGGTCTGTACAGCCGGGATAGCCCCAGCCAACGAACGTGCACGGCATGAATTGCATATGCCCTTCGGCTCCTGTTGGGGAGACCATAGTTTTCATTGTAGAAAAACGTGTTTCCACTCGATGATGTGCAGCTAACAGCGTCCATGGAATGTTGTATTCCTCCGCTGCCGCTTTGTAAATGGGAATGTATTCGTCGGGAATCGTCAGCCCGCCATGCCGTTCGTGCAAGTCCATCAAAGTACTGGCGGATTTTTGAATCACATCCGGATGGCGAATGCTTGTCCAAATAATCGCAGTTAACGTGAAGAGGACGACTGAAACAGGAATCAGCAGCACGATTAGCAAGATTTTAGCTTTCGCCGTTAGGCTGCGTCTCTTTTTCTTCACTCGTCCCTCTCCTCTTTTGTGTGACTTAGTCTTTTTTATTTAGTGCTTTCATGTCTTTTACAATTGTATCATAGGGAACGTCTACATTACCCGGGTAGGATTTAACGACTTTTCCTTCTTTATCGACCAAACCAAATCGGGATCCGTGAATCACCTGGTCAGAATTTGGATCGTCAATAACAGGCATTTTAAAGGACTTCACTGCAAGATCACTTATGTCCTCCATCTTATAACCCGTGAGCATTTCCCATTTGGATGAATCCGGAACATCGAATCCTTCCAAGTATGTGCCTAGTTTTTCAGGAGTATCGACATCAGGGTCTACACTGAAGGATACGATTTTGTAGTCTTCAATCCCTTTAGCTTCCAGCTTTTCTTGAATCTCCGCCATGTTGGACATCATAGGCGGGCAAACAGTCGTACATGTAGTGAATACAAACTGTGCTAGCCAGATTTCACCTTTTAAATCATCCAATGAAACTTTTTCGTTGTTTTGGTTCGTGAATTCGAATGGCGCGATGCTGTAATGATGATCCGCTTTGAATCCGCCGGAGCATGCACTCAATACAAGTGCCATCATGAATACGCCAAAAATGATTGCTTTTTTCTTCATTACACTTCCCCCAAACCTATTGTGTTTACCTTATCATATTCTACAAACGAACGCCAAACAACCAGGGAATCATGTGTTGTTTGGCGTTTGTTTGTCGGTTATGTGAAGACTACTTCACTTTTAGCGTAACGAGCGCTCCGTGGATTGCTTCCAGCTTCGTTTCCAGGCGGTGGAGCAGGTAGAAGGAAACAAAAACCGGAAAGCCCACCTCTTGGATGAATCCCATTGTTTGTTCCAACAATTGTTCCATCACTTTCGCCTCCTTTAATTGTGTATGCCATGCAAGTTTTATGAGATGGTTTTAAAAAAGCCGATCCCTGTCAGCTGACGAGGGACCGGCTTACGTGCTTTTTTCGTATTATTTGCTGCTGATCAGGTCGCTTACCGAGCGATCGATAATCCGTGCGCTTTTGACAGCGGTAAGAACGTCCCCATCTTTTTTGAACACGCCGGAAGCAATGATCTGTTCCATCGCGGTCTTCACCTCAGCGGGTGTAACCCCCGGACGCGGTTCATCGACAGTTAAGACAAAATCTTTTCCATCTGATTTCGTAAATACGAGTTGAAGTGTGAGTGGCATTTCGAATTCCTCCTTTTCCTGTTAGTTAGTTTGTGATTTCGGATGTGACGATTTTTTCATAAGACATGACCGTCATTGCTGACAGTTGGCCAAGTGAAGCAAGTGCAAGCTGTAAATTGGCGGGTGTTGCGTTTTGTTCGACGAAACGGTAGCTTTGCGACTTACGGATAAGACGGCCATCTGGTGTTGAACCTGCGTTGTAGAAAATTTTGCCGACCGCTGTTTGAAACTCAAGTGCTGCTGCCATGTGCGTTCCCCTCCTTTCACAGTCTAGATAGACGAAACTTGCAGAAAAGGATACAATGTTCGTGAAAGTTTTTAAGTTTACGGGTACAATTGATAGCGTAGAGAGTCATAAAGAGGTGAACGTATTATGCCAGGCTGGTTTATCTGGTTTATTGTATTTTGGTGTGTCGTCCTAATCGGCTTGTTTGCGATTGGCGGATTTTTCATGTTCCGTAAGTTCCTGAAAGTGTTCCCAAAGGAAGATGGCAAATCGACATTAGATTGGGAAGAATACTACGTGGACCGTTCGCTTCATCTCTGGAATGCTGAAGCCAAGGGATTATTGAATGAACTGGTGCAGCCGGTTCCTGAACTTTTCCGTCCGGTAGCGAAGCAGAAGATTGCGGGCCGTATTGGTCAAATTGCTTTGGATGAGCATGCGAAGACGATTGAATTCGATCATATAATTCGCGGCTACATCGTGGCAACGCCGAAACGCGACCACAAATTCTTACGTAAGAAGCTCACGACGATGGATGTCGACATGACACCATATGAGCATCTTTTTTAACACAAAAAGAGAGAGACTTGGTCAGTTGACCGTGAGTCTCTCTCTTTTTTTTAGGTTGTTGTATTTGATGAGCATTCCAATTCGCCATGGGACGATCATCG
Proteins encoded in this region:
- a CDS encoding cysteine hydrolase family protein, encoding MKRALLVIDYTEDFVAEDGALTCGEPGIALEAYIEQLTKKFINKNEAVVFAVDVHDENDPYHPESRLFPPHNLRGTAGREPFGSLKQLYEENREAIYWMDKTRYSAFAGTNLEIWLRARGIQELHLVGVCTDICILHTSVDTYNKGFTTVIHERGVASFDAAGHDWALRHFKNTLGAEIIR
- a CDS encoding GlsB/YeaQ/YmgE family stress response membrane protein is translated as MSIIWFLIIGGIIGWVAGLILGKDIPGGIIGNIIAGIVGAWVGGMLLGSWGPKVSDFYLVPAIIGAVILVFIVSLIMKAMRKAA
- a CDS encoding lytic transglycosylase domain-containing protein, whose translation is MKKKRRSLTAKAKILLIVLLIPVSVVLFTLTAIIWTSIRHPDVIQKSASTLMDLHERHGGLTIPDEYIPIYKAAAEEYNIPWTLLAAHHRVETRFSTMKTMVSPTGAEGHMQFMPCTFVGWGYPGCTDLGKGNIPEDDKTNPDVIAKYGGYGVDGNGDGIADPYNLEDAIYSAANYLAQSGAADGQIEKAIFHYNHSDKYVEDVLWFFEEYEAQQTQQAQK
- a CDS encoding SCO family protein, with the protein product MKKKAIIFGVFMMALVLSACSGGFKADHHYSIAPFEFTNQNNEKVSLDDLKGEIWLAQFVFTTCTTVCPPMMSNMAEIQEKLEAKGIEDYKIVSFSVDPDVDTPEKLGTYLEGFDVPDSSKWEMLTGYKMEDISDLAVKSFKMPVIDDPNSDQVIHGSRFGLVDKEGKVVKSYPGNVDVPYDTIVKDMKALNKKD
- a CDS encoding YvrJ family protein; amino-acid sequence: MEQLLEQTMGFIQEVGFPVFVSFYLLHRLETKLEAIHGALVTLKVK
- a CDS encoding DUF2922 domain-containing protein, producing MPLTLQLVFTKSDGKDFVLTVDEPRPGVTPAEVKTAMEQIIASGVFKKDGDVLTAVKSARIIDRSVSDLISSK
- a CDS encoding DUF2621 domain-containing protein, whose protein sequence is MPGWFIWFIVFWCVVLIGLFAIGGFFMFRKFLKVFPKEDGKSTLDWEEYYVDRSLHLWNAEAKGLLNELVQPVPELFRPVAKQKIAGRIGQIALDEHAKTIEFDHIIRGYIVATPKRDHKFLRKKLTTMDVDMTPYEHLF